Part of the Candidatus Dadabacteria bacterium genome, CGCACAGATCCTCTTCCAAATGAACTCTCGGATAGCCACCGAGAACATCCTCCAAGGGGAGAATGCTGTAATTTCCGGATTCCACATCTTCAATACTGCTGGCCCCGCTCAGAGTGAATGGACCGCTTCTGAGTCTTCTCAGTTCGGAAAGATGAGCTCCGCAGCCCAGTTTCCTCCCGGCATCGGAAGCAATCACCCTTACGTAGGTTCCTCGAGAACACTTCACGTAAAAAGTCGCTTTAGGGTAAGAAAAATTAAGAAGTCTTATTTCCTCTATAGTGACTTTTTTCGGTTTCCTTTCAACTTCCTTCCCGGCTCTTGCAAGGGCGTAGAGCTTCGTACCTGAAACCTTGGCGGCGGAATACATTGGGGGGACCTGCATTATCTCCCCCGCAAATCCTTCAATGACCTCTTCAATCTCATTCTTGCCCAGATGCTCTGCATCCACCTGGCCGGTAACAGCACCGGTCTCGTCCATGGTATCGGTTGATACGCCCAAGATCATCTCGGCCTCGTATTCCTTTATATCATCTCCGAGGTAAGGAATGGCTTTTGTCGCCTGATTAAAACACACGGGCAATACCCCCGTCGCGAACGGATCCAGGGTACCCGTATGACCCGCCTTTTTTGCTCCCAAGACTTTTTTCACCCTGTTAAGAACCTGAGCGGATGTATAACCCTTGGGCTTATCGAGAATCATA contains:
- the truB gene encoding tRNA pseudouridine(55) synthase TruB, with the protein product MNGVMILDKPKGYTSAQVLNRVKKVLGAKKAGHTGTLDPFATGVLPVCFNQATKAIPYLGDDIKEYEAEMILGVSTDTMDETGAVTGQVDAEHLGKNEIEEVIEGFAGEIMQVPPMYSAAKVSGTKLYALARAGKEVERKPKKVTIEEIRLLNFSYPKATFYVKCSRGTYVRVIASDAGRKLGCGAHLSELRRLRSGPFTLSGASSIEDVESGNYSILPLEDVLGGYPRVHLEEDLCESVRNGIPLCRGVLSGVELPEFKNGDIITIFCRRKILSICEARTDSDEFEYIGDKDIVFRHLRVFN